The Limnospira fusiformis SAG 85.79 genomic interval GCTGGTCAATTCCCAACATTTCTGCCGCCTCAGTTTGAGTCATATTTTGGGCGGCGATAATACCACTAATTCTCCGGGCAAGTTCTGCCTTGACCAGTAATTCATCAGAATTTTCTAACTCTAAATCGGCGAATACATTGCCACTTCCTGCTTGTACTTTAATCGGGTGATTCATATTTTTACTGCTGATTGATGTAATGTTCGGAGTAATGTTCTTTGGCACGTTTAAGCCTTCCCTCGATTAGCTCAATATCCTGCTTAGGCGTGGCAATCCCTTTTTTTGACTTCTTCTGAAAAGCGTGGAGGACATAGACCACCCCCGCTAACTTTAAAGTGTAAACGGCTCGATAAGTGTCTCCGTCAAAATCTTCGACAACTTCAAGCACCCCAGCCCCCTTAAAGCCTTTGAGTGGTTTCGCAGACGGGTGCTTTTCACCACATTGAGCCAGATATAGCGCATAACCAACACCTTGCCGAACCTCCTCCGGGAACTCCTTTAAATCCTCAAGAGAACTGCCAACCCACTCAACTGGTTTTAGTAATTCACTCATGCCTCAATTATGCTACTTTTGGCATATCATGTCAATCCCTGAATCCTGCTAGACTGAACTTAAGAAACTGATGAAGCTAAGTTGATGAAAATTAAAGCCATTATTCATCCAGCAGAAGAAGGGGGTTATTGGGTAGAAGTCCCAGCCCTTCCCGGTTGCATTACCGAAGGTGATACCTGGGAAGAGGTCACGCAGAATTTACAAGACGCCGTTGAGGGTTGGCTGAGTGTTGCGAATAATAGCCGGAAAAAAACAGAGCCCACAGACGAAATTGTGGAAAAACAGGGCTGGTTTTTACAGAGAATTACAGGAAGCCACTAGATTTACGACAATCCCCCAGAACCCAAAATTCTCTCTATTCCTGTCCATAGTAATCAGGAATTAAAAATTGGCACTTTAAAGGCATTGATGAAAGTAGCCAATCTCACCGAGGAGGACTTGTGAAAAAAGACCCCGATTCAATTAACCAGCAATCATCCTAGCCTCTTTTGTGCCATAATGGTTTTATTTGAACCCGTGAGGGAGAGGTTGCTGCCCCGATGGGAGGAGAGGATGGGATAAGATACTGATGACGATGATTCGCGAGGTCACAATTCGAGGCTTCAAGTCCATTTACTCCGCCACCCTAGAACTTGGTCGAGTGAATTGCTTCATTGGGGCCAATGGAGCGGGCAAAAGTAACTTGCTGGAAGCTCTGGGAGTCTTAGGCGCGGCAGCTAATGGCGTGGTTGATGATGAAAGCCTGCTGCGTCGTGGGGTGCGGGCGGGCTTACCCAGGCTGTATAAAAGCTCTTTTGCGACCGATCGCACTCCGGCCCACATTGCCATTGAGGTCACCGGCTCAGGTAACGAAGCCTATCGCGTTTCTTTGCTCAACCCCCTCGATTCCCCTGAACCGGCTTGGTCCTATAAAACCGAAGTCCTCAGCGACGGCAATCAGGAAATTCTTTCTGATGGCATTCGCAACAAGAAGAACCTCAACCCCAAAGCGGGCTTGGCTGCCTTGCAGTTGGTGGAGTTAGACCCCCAGAATCCGGCGGCTCAACTGATGCAGCGCCTCCAGGAATTTGCCATTTACTGCCCGAACACTCCCACTCTGCGTGGCATTGTCCCGGACCAACAATCGCGCCTCCCCCTGGGTGTGAGCGGTGGACTACTCGCTGAAGGGTTTGCCTCCCTGCGCGAATATTTAGAGGGTAGAGGGGAAGAAGGTGAGGAGATTCTGGAGCAAGTGCTGGAGTTGATCGACTGGGTGGCTGATATCCAAACCACCAGCTATGGAACGAATCTGCTCTCGCCCAAGGTGCCTCGGACTAAGCTCCTCCTGAAATTCAGCGATCGCTTCATGAACCAAAGCCGCAACGAACTCACCGCCTAC includes:
- a CDS encoding type II toxin-antitoxin system HicA family toxin → MYDNPPEPKILSIPVHSNQELKIGTLKALMKVANLTEEDL
- a CDS encoding type II toxin-antitoxin system RelE/ParE family toxin, which encodes MSELLKPVEWVGSSLEDLKEFPEEVRQGVGYALYLAQCGEKHPSAKPLKGFKGAGVLEVVEDFDGDTYRAVYTLKLAGVVYVLHAFQKKSKKGIATPKQDIELIEGRLKRAKEHYSEHYINQQ
- a CDS encoding AAA family ATPase, whose amino-acid sequence is MTMIREVTIRGFKSIYSATLELGRVNCFIGANGAGKSNLLEALGVLGAAANGVVDDESLLRRGVRAGLPRLYKSSFATDRTPAHIAIEVTGSGNEAYRVSLLNPLDSPEPAWSYKTEVLSDGNQEILSDGIRNKKNLNPKAGLAALQLVELDPQNPAAQLMQRLQEFAIYCPNTPTLRGIVPDQQSRLPLGVSGGLLAEGFASLREYLEGRGEEGEEILEQVLELIDWVADIQTTSYGTNLLSPKVPRTKLLLKFSDRFMNQSRNELTAYDASEGALYVILAAVLCLLPQAPRLLAIDNLDQALNPRLLVRLISRLAGWLQDNDCDRQLLLTVHNPAALDGLDLLDSEVRLFVVERNSNGQTCIRRLTLTPELTQLNQQYPLSRLWIMGHLGAVPNV
- a CDS encoding helix-turn-helix domain-containing protein, with protein sequence MNHPIKVQAGSGNVFADLELENSDELLVKAELARRISGIIAAQNMTQTEAAEMLGIDQPKVAALVNGKLSGFSTTRLFRFLNALGRDVEIVVKPKSFRQAETRVVGL
- a CDS encoding type II toxin-antitoxin system HicB family antitoxin; translated protein: MKIKAIIHPAEEGGYWVEVPALPGCITEGDTWEEVTQNLQDAVEGWLSVANNSRKKTEPTDEIVEKQGWFLQRITGSH